A single window of Paenibacillus sp. FSL H8-0537 DNA harbors:
- the cyoE gene encoding heme o synthase translates to MLIQSNTTSIERIPTSITKVLFETIKFGIIKSNLIAMVAGLSMALYVHQLSFFDKIGNIVLALIGSALVIGAAGIFNNLYDRDIDAIMERTKNRPTVSGVVDLWSGLIMGIWIATGGLVALYISSPLAAYCGFLGLFLYVVPYTMWTKRRTIYNTEVGSLSGAMPPLIGWAAISPDIFHPGAMALFLLMVIWQMPHFYAIGIRRMEEYRAANIPMLPVVKGIRRTYVQMNVYLVALFLCSFLFWSFNPYIAAANALLSLIWLILSVDGYRRKPEEKWARSMFIFSLNHITILLLMIVGYSLGAPLFQ, encoded by the coding sequence ATGTTGATACAAAGCAATACAACGAGTATTGAACGAATACCCACCTCCATTACGAAGGTGCTCTTTGAAACGATAAAGTTTGGCATTATTAAGTCGAACCTCATTGCGATGGTCGCAGGGCTTAGCATGGCGCTGTACGTTCATCAGTTATCTTTCTTCGATAAGATCGGCAACATTGTGCTCGCTTTGATCGGATCTGCCTTGGTGATTGGAGCGGCTGGCATCTTCAATAATTTATATGATCGTGATATCGACGCCATTATGGAACGGACGAAAAATAGGCCGACTGTATCAGGAGTTGTTGACCTCTGGAGCGGGCTGATCATGGGAATCTGGATCGCCACAGGTGGACTTGTCGCCTTGTATATTTCTTCTCCGCTCGCAGCTTACTGCGGCTTTCTGGGATTATTCCTCTATGTCGTGCCTTATACCATGTGGACGAAGCGCAGAACGATCTATAATACGGAGGTGGGAAGCTTGTCGGGTGCGATGCCTCCGCTGATCGGCTGGGCCGCGATTTCACCTGACATTTTTCACCCTGGCGCAATGGCGTTGTTCCTGTTAATGGTGATTTGGCAAATGCCGCATTTTTATGCCATTGGAATTCGTCGTATGGAGGAATACCGGGCGGCTAACATCCCGATGCTGCCGGTCGTCAAGGGTATTCGGAGAACGTACGTGCAGATGAACGTATATCTGGTTGCGTTGTTCCTTTGCAGCTTCTTGTTCTGGTCCTTTAATCCTTATATCGCTGCGGCGAATGCGCTGCTGAGCTTGATCTGGCTGATCCTGAGCGTCGACGGATATCGGCGGAAGCCAGAGGAAAAGTGGGCGCGTTCGATGTTCATATTCTCGCTCAACCACATTACGATACTGTTGCTGATGATCGTCGGCTACTCCTTGGGTGCTCCTCTATTTCAGTAG